TACACGAATCAGTTGGTATGGCAGCTGAAATATTCCACGGAAGTATTACAGACTTACCAAACGCAAAAGCTAAAAAGAGATAAAACTCTTTTTAGTTATGTTATAATTATGTATGACATTTTATAACATACTAGATTTTATATTCTTTTTAATACTATTTTTCCTAATTTATCACTCTTATGTACAAAAAACATATCTAAAAATCTTTGAATATTTTAAAATTTTTATTATACTTTCAATCTCAGCAAAACTTGCTCCTGAAAGTGCAACCTTATTACAAAAGTTTCATATAACAAAAGCAGATACATACACTACACTTATATTAATCGCTTTTACTATAAATTTATTAATACTATATTTTGGCTGGGATTTTATTTTTAAAGCATCTTCAAAATTTGTTGATAGTCAAAATATCAAATCTTTGTTAGCAAAAGTTATAACAATTGTAGAGATAACTATTTTAACTACACTTTTTTTATATACAGCAATGCAATTTTATCCTGCAAAAAAATATATTTATCCATCTGTGAAAAAAAGTTATACCTATCCAAAAATAGAGAAGTTTTATACCCACTTTTTAAATGATAATTTTGTCTTTATGATACTAAATCAAGATACAGCTACAAACCATAAAGAACTACTGTTTAAGAGCTTTAAAAATAGTTTCTAAGTTCACTTGCCCAATCAACATAAGCTTTCATATTTAGATGCAAGCCATCAGTTGTATATATATTTAATAAAACCTCATCTCTTGATAATACTCTATTTAAATCAATATAGGTAAGATTATTGTCATTGCAATACTTTTCAAGTCTAATATTAATCTCTTTTACTTTTTTATTAAAAGAGTTCATTTGAGTATAAAGCACAGATTGTACAAAAATTTTTGAAGAGGACTCTTTTTCTAATCTATTTAATATTTTTATATAATTCTCAAAGATTTTATCTAAGCTTTTATAGGTATTCATATCATTAATACCAATCATTAAATAAATACTTTTAGAGTGAACTTCAATAGCTAAATCTAATCTATTTAAGATATCACTTGTAGTATCTGCATCATGACCTAGATTAATAACTTTTTTAGGGTAAAGAATAACATCCCACTCTCCCCTAGCTGTAAGAGAGTCACCTAACATTACTATATCAATATTATTTTTCATCTTTCCCAACTTTATACTTTATTGATATATTTTATTAGTCTTTGGCTTATTCCTTTATCAAACTTTTATTTAATCTATAAATTGTAAGAGTAAGTTTATCAATGAAACTTTTGTGATGGGATACTATTATCATAGATTTTTTTATAGAATTTAATATCTCACATATAGTATTTTCACTCTTTTCATCTAAATCGTTCGTAGGCTCATCTAGAAGCAATATTTTTGGTTTGGTAATAAGAATACCAGCTAAAGCTACAATCTTCTGCTCACCACCACTTAAATCATGTATAACCCTATCTTTTAGTTTCTTTATATTTAGATTTTCTAAAACTTCAATAGCTTTTTCATAAGATTCATCTTTTGAAACACCTTTTGCCCTTAAAGCAAACATCACATCTTCTATTACAGTGGGGCATAAAAAATGATTTGAAACATCTTGGGGTAGATATCCTATGTCACTTCTATATTTTCTAAAATCTTTTGAAGAGTTCATCTTATCATGGAATATTTCAATGTAGCCAGATGAAGGAGAGATTAAACCTGCAATTATTTTAAGTAAAGTACTTTTGCCACTTCCATTTTCTCCAACAACAGCAACTTTTTCTTCATGTCCTACATTTAAATTTATATTTTCCAATAAACTTTTGCTTTCACACAAATAGTTTACATCTACCACAGTTACAGAACAACTCATAAATTTACCACCATTTTATTTATTACTACTATAAAAACTAAGATTGAAAGAAAGATATAGTTTTTATTTTTTGAGGGCATTTCTAATAAATAAATCTCACCATTAAATCCCCTTGAAATCAAACTATCTCTCATCTCTTCTGATTTTCTAACTGACTTTATGAACATCATTGCAAATACATTTCCATATGTTTGATAGCTAAAAAGATTACTTCTTGCATAAAAGCCCCTAAGTCTAAGTGTTGCTTTTATTGTTTTGAATTCTTTAAAAAGATACTCAATCATCACAATAGTAAAATAAAATATTGTTACAAATTTTTTAGGAAATCTAAGTGAATTAAAACCTCTTACTATGTCATAGCCCTTTGATTTATAAAAAACAAGTAGATTAAATAGTAAAATAAGATTCGTTCTAAAGAAGAGTTCAATGGCTTTATTCACATCATGAAAAGATACAAAAATGACTAAAAATATTATAAATAAATTTATCAAAGCAAGTTTTTTAAGTATCTTCAAGACCTCTTTATACTCCACTACTACCATATATAAAATTGGTAATAAATAGATGTACTCTAGGTCTGAAGAAAAAGCTACAATGCTAGAATAAATAAGTGAAACTAATAATTTAACTGGGTATTCGTTCATTTTCTCTTTACTTTTTTAATTAGAAAAAATATTATACCAATTAAAAATAAAGAAATAACTATTTTATAATACTTTTGAGTCTCCTCTTCTTGTAT
This portion of the Arcobacter nitrofigilis DSM 7299 genome encodes:
- a CDS encoding GDSL-type esterase/lipase family protein; this translates as MKNNIDIVMLGDSLTARGEWDVILYPKKVINLGHDADTTSDILNRLDLAIEVHSKSIYLMIGINDMNTYKSLDKIFENYIKILNRLEKESSSKIFVQSVLYTQMNSFNKKVKEINIRLEKYCNDNNLTYIDLNRVLSRDEVLLNIYTTDGLHLNMKAYVDWASELRNYF
- a CDS encoding energy-coupling factor transporter transmembrane component T; translation: MNEYPVKLLVSLIYSSIVAFSSDLEYIYLLPILYMVVVEYKEVLKILKKLALINLFIIFLVIFVSFHDVNKAIELFFRTNLILLFNLLVFYKSKGYDIVRGFNSLRFPKKFVTIFYFTIVMIEYLFKEFKTIKATLRLRGFYARSNLFSYQTYGNVFAMMFIKSVRKSEEMRDSLISRGFNGEIYLLEMPSKNKNYIFLSILVFIVVINKMVVNL
- a CDS encoding energy-coupling factor ABC transporter ATP-binding protein, coding for MSCSVTVVDVNYLCESKSLLENINLNVGHEEKVAVVGENGSGKSTLLKIIAGLISPSSGYIEIFHDKMNSSKDFRKYRSDIGYLPQDVSNHFLCPTVIEDVMFALRAKGVSKDESYEKAIEVLENLNIKKLKDRVIHDLSGGEQKIVALAGILITKPKILLLDEPTNDLDEKSENTICEILNSIKKSMIIVSHHKSFIDKLTLTIYRLNKSLIKE